The following are from one region of the Anabrus simplex isolate iqAnaSimp1 chromosome 8, ASM4041472v1, whole genome shotgun sequence genome:
- the LOC136879296 gene encoding cAMP-dependent protein kinase catalytic subunit 1-like, which translates to MASEDDSDEDSTDEFPAIYDYKEFLRKSKEEFEERMRRKPQPKARLSDFEKIKTLGSGSFGRVQLVRHRNGEYFAMKILDKTEIMKKKQVEHTLNEKRILESVRFPFIIHMKFCFKDNSYIYFTMPFVVGGEMFVHLRKMKKFDETLAKFYAAQVVMALEYLHYLDLVYRDLKPENILIDQDGYLKVVDLGFCKLVKARTYTLCGTPEYIAPEIILSKGYGKSVDWWSFGVLLYEMTAGYPPFFADDPMKIYEKVCAGKFKLLHDFSADLKDIIRNLIQVDLTRRFGNLRNGVSDIKGHKWLKSTDWMGILNRRITAPYIPTVKSPGDTRNFSQYPEQPLKVASRDNYRDEFMHF; encoded by the coding sequence ATGGCGAGCGAGGATGACAGCGATGAGGACTCAACCGATGAGTTCCCAGCGATTTACGATTATAAAGAATTTCTTCGAAAAAGTAAAGAAGAGTTCGAAGAACGGATGAGAAGAAAACCTCAACCTAAAGCTAGGCTTAGTGactttgaaaaaataaaaacattagGATCTGGGTCATTTGGTAGAGTTCAGTTAGTAAGGCATAGGAATGGTGAATACTTTGCAATGAAAATTCTGGACAAAACGGAAATCATGAAGAAAAAGCAAGTTGAACACACTCTAAATGAAAAGAGAATATTAGAATCGGTAAGGTTTCCTTTCATAATACACATGAAATTTTGTTTCAAAGACAATAGCTATATTTATTTCACTATGCCATTTGTTGTAGGAGGTGAGATGTTTGTTCATTTAAGGAAAATGAAAAAATTTGACGAAACTCTTGCCAAATTTTATGCTGCTCAGGTAGTAATGGCATTAGAGTACCTTCATTATCTGGATCTAGTTTACCGAGATTTGAAACCGGAGAACATACTTATTGATCAGGATGGATACCTAAAAGTAGTTGATCTGGGATTCTGCAAGCTTGTGAAAGCACGAACATACACACTATGTGGCACTCCAGAATATATTGCACCTGAAATCATCCTCTCTAAAGGATATGGGAAATCTGTTGACTGGTGGTCTTTTGGTGTTTTATTATATGAGATGACTGCCGGTTATCCTCCATTTTTTGCTGACGATCCGATGAAAATTTATGAGAAAGTTTGTGCTGGAAAATTCAAACTTCTGCATGATTTCAGTGCCGATCTCAAGGACATAATACGGAATCTTATCCAAGTTGATCTAACCAGAAGATTTGGTAACCTTAGAAATGGAGTTAGTGATATAAAGGGACATAAATGGCTTAAAAGTACGGATTGGATGGGTATCCTAAATAGAAGAATAACGGCACCATATATACCGACCGTCAAGAGTCCTGGAGATACAAGAAATTTTTCACAGTATCCTGAACAGCCGCTTAAAGTTGCAAGTAGAGACAATTATCGTGATGAGTTTATGCACTTCTGA